From the Anaerohalosphaeraceae bacterium genome, one window contains:
- a CDS encoding rhomboid family intramembrane serine protease gives MIQVSWSRNHRTMLLPIGTSIRPQRTPHANYLLIGLNVFFYILSMHLVMDPRSGARYFDLRPWAHNFMLWPERPQIWQFVTYSFLHAGGQMYILHLFGNMYFLYLFGNSVNDKLGNVAYLCLYLGGAVFAGLGHALLHTNPVLGASGAVAAVTGAYLVLFPNTLITVLYWMFFIGTAEFRALYFIVFKMIFWDNIIEPKLSPSAVAYDAHLSGYIFGIAAVMGLLALRLTDGDHQDLWSMLRQWNRRRRFRNLAAAGYDAFGPSARIRTEPDGPGKTVGSAGEAENPLLQQLREEIAELLRRHDAADAAEVYLKLLDADPTQVLGRQNQLDVANQLMASGRWAPAASAYEKYLKHYGGFEHSEQVHLMLGLLYGRYLSEPRLAVSHLRAALEHLTDPNQVKLCKDELARLGVL, from the coding sequence ATGATTCAGGTATCTTGGAGCCGAAATCACAGAACCATGCTGCTTCCGATAGGCACAAGCATCCGACCGCAGCGGACACCACATGCCAATTATCTGCTGATTGGCCTGAACGTCTTTTTCTATATTCTTTCGATGCATCTGGTGATGGACCCTCGAAGCGGGGCTCGGTATTTTGACCTTCGGCCGTGGGCCCACAACTTTATGCTCTGGCCGGAGCGTCCGCAAATCTGGCAGTTTGTGACCTACTCTTTCCTGCACGCCGGCGGGCAGATGTACATCCTCCACTTGTTCGGAAATATGTATTTTCTGTACCTGTTCGGCAACAGCGTCAATGATAAGCTGGGCAATGTTGCCTATCTTTGCCTATATCTGGGGGGAGCGGTGTTTGCGGGACTGGGACACGCCCTGCTGCATACCAACCCGGTGCTCGGGGCCAGCGGAGCGGTGGCGGCGGTCACGGGCGCTTATCTGGTGCTGTTCCCCAATACGCTGATTACCGTGCTGTACTGGATGTTTTTCATCGGGACGGCGGAATTTCGCGCCCTGTATTTTATCGTCTTTAAAATGATTTTCTGGGACAATATCATCGAGCCCAAGCTTTCTCCGTCCGCCGTGGCCTACGATGCCCACCTGTCCGGATACATCTTCGGGATTGCGGCGGTGATGGGGCTGCTGGCTTTGCGTCTGACGGACGGGGACCATCAGGACCTCTGGTCCATGCTGCGGCAGTGGAACCGCCGGCGCCGGTTTCGCAATCTGGCGGCGGCCGGCTACGATGCCTTCGGGCCTTCCGCCCGGATTCGAACGGAACCGGACGGTCCCGGCAAAACGGTCGGTTCGGCCGGCGAAGCGGAAAATCCGCTCCTGCAGCAGCTGCGGGAGGAGATTGCCGAACTGCTGCGGCGGCATGACGCGGCGGATGCAGCCGAGGTCTATTTAAAACTGCTCGACGCCGACCCGACGCAGGTGCTCGGTCGGCAGAATCAGCTCGACGTGGCCAATCAACTGATGGCGTCCGGACGCTGGGCGCCGGCGGCCAGCGCCTATGAAAAATACCTGAAGCACTACGGGGGGTTTGAACACAGCGAGCAGGTGCATCTGATGCTCGGGCTTCTGTACGGCCGATACCTCAGCGAGCCGCGCCTGGCCGTCAGCCATCTGCGGGCGGCCCTCGAACACTTAACCGACCCCAATCAGGTCAAACTCTGCAAAGATGAACTGGCCCGCCTGGGCGTTCTGTAA